In Leishmania mexicana MHOM/GT/2001/U1103 complete genome, chromosome 24, a genomic segment contains:
- a CDS encoding hypothetical predicted multi-pass transmembrane protein: protein MSRKRRQRAAAVSGTPFPASLASAAPPTSSEQLPNGATRSRTKCRENDGGCCVAARRSPHPKPPSLSRSEAARAAHSLVSSSSGAIHREEASVVGVEDFPSPVPYLRRVASSDGHLNGSRHGKSFPVSEHPPTGSASVGITAMQNATYCRNWSRVVLGATSAIIFLLVLCVSYALYILVAPYGQSIMNGVLLSIVMHPQSRLRSSLYMGTAVDRMTRMQQRWVVRGRLMGLIGSWLSLCHFASFVVMQGTFFLGLNKIHVHAQSALLEEASAAGRGARAGVKDASGASRPAETSTSSTVASRASPSTGVSPAQLHRRLVSTPRGRRVLRWLTISIIMLVAHLLVGVTYFSLLHVVLGVVFAVAVPFLPADTFVRSMGRMWRVAVLLFFVVGLTLNLTADVLSISEAVRRTTSAVVGSGGGGGDNAAMAALSASNLCDGLVTALGVENCTPTAPLAEVAVTSGPMASGEDATSEATAAATSHADVDALGVLGEYRSRIEAFLIGKIQDLVVQELADMFSDGNVSKMIEALMEVLPPQLRAVVTRDDAVLAGLEKSTSEGDTSSLSGGEDGTREKAAAQPLSWRAVLASARGLRPARAIKSLVYDSLSGTSGRTPNRASDTSVCGATAAGHKVGINWVTVSRLFASHLLPYVEHALRLFFRVGSNLLGLFDSIYAVLLFVFCYRYLTQLEHTVLYYGVAKLLRVVQPELGDHHARNIEQDITVSLITLLQSFWHLTWFHFCITFCAFKLWGFPTPFLVGLVSVVLALFPLVPKWLSPCSIALVYMLVQLASRITSEGTSCSGNNRPGEAHAAAATDFSLFSFPPGRSWIEVLVWCKPYALHYTRALSFGLAVLLEFGDEWLLCVSRGLRVGLFTEADGKGREQLQPFVIGTALVLGFVAYGTRGIVFGPLTVIVARVLFDNWDIVLANREPRRLTVPPSSCVAEKGDDDDDEEEEEASMVVSP, encoded by the coding sequence ATGTCGCGAAAacgacggcagcgggcggccgccgtcagcggtacccccttccccgcctccctcgcctctgcagctccaccgaCGTCGTCTGAGCAGCTGCCGAACGGCGCGACTCGCAGTCGCACAAAATGCAGAGAGAATGACGGCGGGTGTTGtgtggcagcgcggcgcagtCCGCATCCAAAGCCTCCGTCCCTCTCCCGCTCAGAGGCTGCCCGTGCGGCGCATTCACtcgtgagcagcagcagcggcgccattCATCGCGAAGAGGCGTCAGTGGTAGGTGTGGAGGACTTTCCTTCCCCAGTGCCGTACCTCCGTCGCGTCGCCAGCTCTGATGGGCACCTTAATGGCAGTAGGCACGGCAAGTCGTTCCCTGTTAGTGAACATCCGCCAACTGGCAGCGCAAGCGTCGGCATTACGGCCATGCAGAATGCCACGTACTGCCGCAACTGGTCTCGGGTGGTCCTCGGGGCCACCTCTGCCATCATCTTCCTCCTTGTCCTCTGCGTCAGCTACGCCCTTTACATTCTCGTCGCACCCTATGGCCAGAGCATCATGAACGGCGTGCTACTCTCCATCGTCATGCATCCGCAGAGCCGCCTGCGGTCGTCACTCTACATGGGCACCGCTGTCGATCGCATGACACGCATGCAGCAGCGTTGGGTGGTGCGGGGGCGGTTGATGGGCCTTATCGGCTCGTGGCTATCCTTGTGCCACTTCGCGTCCTTTGTGGTGATGCAGGGGACCTTCTTCTTGGGCCTCAACAAGAtccacgtgcacgcacagtCAGCGCTCCTGGAAGAGGCCTCCGCAGCTGGACGTGGTGCCAGAGCGGGCGTCAAggacgccagcggcgcgtcgCGCCCCGCGGAGACGTCTACATCCTCGACGGTCGCCTCGAGAGCATCTCCTTCGACGGGCGTTTCGCCAGCCCAGCTTCACCGACGCCTCGTGTCCACCCCGCGCGGGCGCCGTGTCCTGCGCTGGCTCACGATCTCCATCATCATGCTTGTTGCCCACTTGCTGGTGGGTGTCACCTACTTTTCGCTTCTGCACGTTGTTTTGGGTGTTGTGTTTGCCGTCGCGGTGCCCTTCCTGCCCGCCGACACGTTTGTCAGATCCATGGGGCGTATGTGGCGGGTCGCTGTCCTCCTGTTCTTCGTGGTGGGCCTCACTCTCAACTTGACGGCTGATGTGCTGTCCATCAGCGAggctgtgcggcgcaccaCATCTGCTGTTGtaggcagcggtggcggtggcggggatAATGCGGCCATGGCAGCTCTGTCCGCCTCTAATCTCTGCGATGGACTTGTAACAGCGCTGGGGGTGGAGAACTGCACCCCGACTGCGCCGTTGGCGGAGGTGGCCGTCACGAGCGGCCCCATGGCAAGCGGAGAGGATGCAACGAGCGAGGcaaccgcggcggcgacgtcgcaCGCCGACGTGGACGCACTAGGTGTGTTAGGCGAGTATCGCAGCCGTATCGAGGCCTTTCTCATTGGCAAGATCCAGGACCTCGTCGTGCAGGAGTTGGCGGACATGTTCAGCGACGGCAACGTCTCGAAGATGATCGAGGCGCTCATGGAGGTGCttccgccgcagctgcgcgcggtgGTGACGCGCGATGACGCGGTGCTTGCTGGACTTGAGAAGTCGACTAGCGAGGGCGACACCTCGTCATTgagcggaggagaggacgGCACTCGCGAAaaagctgctgcgcagccgctctcGTGGCGCGCTGTGCTGGCGAGTGCGCGCGGCCTGCGCCCCGCAAGGGCCATCAAGTCGCTCGTCTACGACTCCCTCTCGGGCACGTCTGGCAGGACTCCGAACCGCGCGAGTGACACGAGTGTCtgcggcgcgacggcggcgggtCACAAGGTGGGGATCAACTGGGTCACCGTCTCCCGCTTGTTCGCATCTCACCTGCTGCCCTACGtcgagcacgcgctgcgtCTGTTCTTCCGAGTCGGCTCCAATCTGCTCGGCCTCTTCGACAGCATCTACGCCGTCcttctctttgttttctgttACCGCTACCTCACCCAGCTGGAGCACACAGTGCTCTACTACGGCGTAGCGAAGTTGCTGCGCGTGGTGCAGCCGGAGCTGGGCGACCACCACGCCCGCAACATCGAGCAGGACATCACTGTCTCCCTCATCACGCTTCTGCAGTCGTTCTGGCACCTGACGTGGTTTCACTTTTGCATTACGTTCTGCGCCTTCAAACTCTGGGGATTTCCGACGCCGTTCTTGGTGGGCCTCGTCTCCGTCGTCCTGGCGCTATTTCCGCTCGTACCGAAGTGGCTGAGCCCGTGCTCCATCGCGCTTGTGTACATGCTGGTGCAGCTCGCATCGCGCATCACCTCTGAGGGGACGAGTTGCAGTGGCAACAACAGGCCaggagaggcgcacgcggctgctgcgacggacttttctctcttctcgttCCCGCCTGGTCGATCGTGGATCGAGGTTCTCGTGTGGTGCAAGCCGTACGCTCTTCACTACACCCGCGCCCTCAGCTTTGGCTTGGCCGTACTGCTGGAGTTCGGCGACGAATGGCTTCTCTGCGTCTCGCGAGGACTGCGCGTCGGCCTCTTCACGGAGGCCGACGGGAAGGGccgcgagcagctgcagccgttTGTCATTGGGACGGCGCTGGTCCTGGGTTTTGTTGCCTACGGCACCCGTGGCATCGTCTTTGGCCCTTTGACGGTCATCGTTGCGCGCGTACTCTTCGATAACTGGGACATTGTGCTGGCGAACCGCGAGCCCCGCCGTCTGACCGtaccgccgtcgtcgtgtgTGGCTGAGAaaggagacgacgacgacgacgaggaggaggaggaggcctcGATGGTGGTATCACCATAg